Proteins encoded within one genomic window of Triticum aestivum cultivar Chinese Spring chromosome 2D, IWGSC CS RefSeq v2.1, whole genome shotgun sequence:
- the LOC123053857 gene encoding GDSL esterase/lipase LTL1 gives MDACSPVLLVVGALLLLLLGASAPTASAARAFFVFGDSLVDNGNNNYLMTTARADAPPYGIDFPTHMPTGRFSNGLNIPDIISEYLGAEPALPYLSPYMRGENLLVGANFASAGVGILNDTGVQFVNIIRIAQQLQNFQDYQRRLAAYIGEDAARERVSQSLVLITLGGNDFVNNYYLVPFSARSQQFEIHDYVPFIISEYKKVLARLYELGARRVIVTGTGMIGCVPAELALHSLDGSCAPDLTRAADLFNPQLERMLTELNGEVGHDDVFIAANTNRVSFDFMFNPQQYGFATAKIACCGQGPYNGIGLCTPASNVCANRDVYAYWDAFHPTERANRIIVANFMHGTTDHISPMNLSTILAMDNTRN, from the exons ATGGACGCTTGCTCTCCGGTCCTCCTCGTCGTCGGGGCGCTGCTCCTACTCCTCCTCGGGGCCTCGGCGCCGACGGCGTCCGCGGCGCGCGCCTTCTTCGTCTTCGGCGACTCCCTCGTCGACAACGGCAACAACAACTACCTCATGACCACGGCGCGCGCCGACGCGCCGCCCTACGGCATCGACTTCCCCACGCACATGCCCACGGGGAGGTTCTCCAACGGCCTCAACATACCCGACATCATCA GCGAGTACCTCGGGGCAGAGCCCGCGCTGCCGTACCTGAGCCCCTACATGCGAGGCGAGAACCTGCTCGTCGGCGCCAACTTCGCGTCCGCCGGCGTCGGCATCCTCAACGACACCGGCGTGCAATTC GTGAACATCATCAGGATCGCACAGCAGCTGCAGAACTTCCAGGACTACCAGCGGAGGCTGGCGGCGTACATCGGCGAGGACGCGGCGAGGGAGCGCGTGAGCCAGTCGCTGGTGCTCATCACGCTCGGCGGCAACGACTTCGTCAACAACTACTACCTGGTGCCCTTCTCCGCCAGGTCCCAGCAGTTCGAGATCCACGACTACGTCCCCTTCATCATCTCCGAGTACAAGAAAGTCCTCGCG CGGCTGTACGAGCTGGGCGCCCGTCGCGTGATCGTGACGGGGACGGGGATGATCGGGTGCGTGCCGGCGGAGCTGGCCCTCCACAGCCTCGACGGGTCCTGCGCGCCGGACCTCACGCGGGCCGCCGACCTCTTCAACCCGCAGCTGGAGCGGATGCTGACGGAGCTCAACGGCGAGGTCGGCCACGACGACGTCTTCATCGCCGCCAACACCAACAGGGTCAGCTTCGACTTCATGTTCAACCCGCAGCAGTACG GGTTCGCGACGGCCAAGATCGCGTGCTGCGGGCAGGGCCCGTACAACGGGATCGGGCTGTGCACGCCGGCGTCCAACGTGTGCGCCAACCGGGACGTGTACGCCTACTGGGACGCCTTCCACCCCACGGAGCGGGCCAACCGTATCATCGTCGCCAACTTCATGCACGGCACCACCGACCACATCAGCCCCATGAACCTCAGCACCATCCTCGCCATGGACAACACCAGGAACTAG
- the LOC123053859 gene encoding 2-phytyl-1,4-beta-naphthoquinone methyltransferase, chloroplastic isoform X2, producing the protein MGTLAAAIPVTAGPTAASGHAGDRRRRRRGSVAVRCSSAADERQALFSRIAPVYDHLNDVLSLGQHRTWKRICVSWSMAKRGDRVLDLCCGSGDLAFLLSQKVGLDGEVVGVDFSGQQLQTAASRQDQRWKACYKNIKWIEGDALDLPFTDHYFDAVTVGYGLRNVVDKPKAMQEILRVLKPGSRASVLDFNKSSSFFTASLQSWAIDNVVVPLASSYGLTEEYKYLKSSISQYLTGEELEKLATEAGFSSAKHYELGGGLMGNLVATR; encoded by the exons ATGGGCACCTTAGCCGCGGCGATTCCCGTGACCGCCGGGCCGACGGCGGCGTCTGGACACGCCGGCGACCGAAGACGACGCCGCCGCGGCTCCGTCGCCGTGCGCTGCTCCTCCGCGGCCGACGAGCGGCAGGCCCTCTTCAGCCGCATCGCCCCCGTCTACGACCAT CTCAACGACGTGCTTAGCCTGGGGCAGCACCGGACGTGGAAGCGCATCTGCGTCTCTTGGTCAAT GGCGAAGAGAGGGGATCGGGTTCTTGATCTCTGCTGCGGGAGCGGCGATTTGGCGTTCCTTCTGTCCCAGAAGGTCGGCCTAGACGGAGAG GTGGTGGGTGTCGATTTCTCAGGGCAGCAGCTGCAAACCGCTGCTAGCCGGCAGGACCAACGCTGGAAGGCTTGCTACAAGAACATCAA ATGGATCGAGGGCGATGCACTTGATTTACCTTTCACGGACCATTACTTTGATGCTGTTACGGTTGGTTATGGATTGCGCAATGTGGTTGACAAACCCAAAGCAATGCAAGAGATTCTTAGAGTCCTAAAACCAG GATCACGAGCATCTGTTCTAGAttttaacaagagttcatcatttttCACGGCATCGTTACAG AGTTGGGCGATCGATAATGTGGTCGTTCCTCTGGCTAGTAGCTATGGACTTACTGAAGAGTACAAGTACTTGAAAAGTTCGATATCACAGTATCTTACAG GAGAGGAGTTGGAGAAGTTAGCCACAGAAGCAGGGTTTTCCTCAGCCAAGCACTACGAACTTGGTGGAGGGCTCATGGGAAACCTAGTAGCAACTCGCTGA
- the LOC123053859 gene encoding 2-phytyl-1,4-beta-naphthoquinone methyltransferase, chloroplastic isoform X1: MSVPPTPLPLSAALANTYCADDSAAVPCPLQLNDVLSLGQHRTWKRICVSWSMYIPGASRGNVNSEDNWLMGTFCFLNIRAKRGDRVLDLCCGSGDLAFLLSQKVGLDGEVVGVDFSGQQLQTAASRQDQRWKACYKNIKWIEGDALDLPFTDHYFDAVTVGYGLRNVVDKPKAMQEILRVLKPGSRASVLDFNKSSSFFTASLQSWAIDNVVVPLASSYGLTEEYKYLKSSISQYLTGEELEKLATEAGFSSAKHYELGGGLMGNLVATR; the protein is encoded by the exons ATGTCCGTACCTCCCACTCCCCTCCCTCTTTCCGCTGCATTGGCAAATACGTACTGTGCTGACGACAGCGCTGCGGTGCCGTGTCCCTTGCAGCTCAACGACGTGCTTAGCCTGGGGCAGCACCGGACGTGGAAGCGCATCTGCGTCTCTTGGTCAATGTACATCCCTGGTGCTAGTCGCGGTAATGTGAATTCAGAAGACAACTGGTTGATGGGAACTTTTTGTTTTCTGAACATCAGGGCGAAGAGAGGGGATCGGGTTCTTGATCTCTGCTGCGGGAGCGGCGATTTGGCGTTCCTTCTGTCCCAGAAGGTCGGCCTAGACGGAGAG GTGGTGGGTGTCGATTTCTCAGGGCAGCAGCTGCAAACCGCTGCTAGCCGGCAGGACCAACGCTGGAAGGCTTGCTACAAGAACATCAA ATGGATCGAGGGCGATGCACTTGATTTACCTTTCACGGACCATTACTTTGATGCTGTTACGGTTGGTTATGGATTGCGCAATGTGGTTGACAAACCCAAAGCAATGCAAGAGATTCTTAGAGTCCTAAAACCAG GATCACGAGCATCTGTTCTAGAttttaacaagagttcatcatttttCACGGCATCGTTACAG AGTTGGGCGATCGATAATGTGGTCGTTCCTCTGGCTAGTAGCTATGGACTTACTGAAGAGTACAAGTACTTGAAAAGTTCGATATCACAGTATCTTACAG GAGAGGAGTTGGAGAAGTTAGCCACAGAAGCAGGGTTTTCCTCAGCCAAGCACTACGAACTTGGTGGAGGGCTCATGGGAAACCTAGTAGCAACTCGCTGA